A DNA window from Porites lutea chromosome 6, jaPorLute2.1, whole genome shotgun sequence contains the following coding sequences:
- the LOC140942128 gene encoding tetratricopeptide repeat protein 28-like: protein MNEEENQQRYPTFADFYRMIIAPVVDLLDEGEIIIVPDRFLFKVPFSALVDENEKYLSETFRIRIVPSLTTLKLIQDCPVDYHSQTGALVVGDPVVGEVCYNGNVYTPRRLPFAREEAEMIGRLLGAHTLLGEEAMKEAVLQRISSVSLIHFAAHGNDERGEIALAPPPFMNRTPQVEDYLLTMADVSQVRLRAKLVVLSCCHSARGQIRAEGVVGIARAFLGSGARSVLVALWAIEDKATKQFMSYFYEHLVRGESASESLHQAMRWMRENGFAEMRQWAPFMLIGDNVSFDFGKKRYALENDT, encoded by the coding sequence ATGAATGAAGAAGAGAACCAGCAACGGTATCCTACTTTTGCTGATTTTTACAGAATGATCATCGCTCCTGTGGTTGACTTACTTGATGAGGGCGAAATCATCATTGTTCCTGATCGCTTCTTGTTCAAAGTTCCATTTTCAGCCTTGGTGGATGAGAATGAGAAATATTTGTCAGAAACCTTCAGGATCCGTATCGTTCCCTCTCTTACAACCCTCAAGCTCATTCAGGACTGTCCAGTAGACTATCACAGTCAGACTGGTGCACTGGTAGTGGGGGACCCTGTTGTTGGTGAGGTGTGCTACAATGGAAACGTTTATACCCCGCGTAGACTGCCTTTTGCAAGAGAAGAAGCAGAGATGATTGGACGATTGCTCGGAGCTCATACTCTACTAGGAGAGGAAGCCATGAAGGAGGCAGTTCTCCAAAGAATAAGTTCAGTCAGTCTTATTCATTTTGCTGCGCACGGTAACGATGAAAGAGGAGAAATTGCTCTTGCCCCTCCGCCTTTTATGAATAGGACTCCACAAGTAGAAGACTACCTGTTGACAATGGCCGATGTCTCACAAGTTCGACTGCGAGCTAAACTGGTAGTCCTTAGCTGTTGTCATAGTGCCCGCGGACAGATCAGAGCCGAGGGAGTGGTTGGAATTGCTCGTGCTTTCTTAGGGTCCGGCGCACGCTCGGTGTTGGTGGCATTGTGGGCAATAGAAGACAAAGCAACAAAGCAGTTCATGAGTTACTTCTATGAGCATCTTGTCCGTGGGGAAAGCGCCAGTGAATCTCTTCACCAAGCCATGAGGTGGATGAGAGAAAACGGCTTCGCTGAAATGAGGCAGTGGGCTCCTTTCATGCTGATTGGAGATAACGTTTCCTTTGATTTCGGTAAGAAAAGGTATGCTTTAGAAAATGATACGtaa